From a region of the Azospirillum formosense genome:
- a CDS encoding RraA family protein, giving the protein MAMQRYIVNFPRLSPDMLEIWKTVPSSIASDVQNRCQSMDARIKPCAPGMRICGQARTAVSMPGDNSMLLTACSLAEPGEVVVVAGAGLEEVALAGEWVVRGCKSRGLGGLVIDGSVRDLQEIRTIGFPVFAKGSVPRGPHKAFGGKMDVPAGVGGMVVNPGDLIIGDDDGVTVVPLAVMDEVLRRCLELMAKEKVWSQQLDAGKSLMEVLGVPEPEIVETPSLR; this is encoded by the coding sequence ATGGCCATGCAACGCTACATCGTGAATTTTCCGCGCCTGTCCCCGGACATGCTGGAGATTTGGAAGACGGTCCCCAGCAGCATCGCGTCCGACGTGCAGAACCGCTGCCAGAGCATGGACGCCCGGATCAAGCCCTGCGCCCCGGGGATGCGCATCTGCGGGCAGGCCCGCACCGCCGTGTCGATGCCGGGCGACAACAGCATGCTGCTGACCGCCTGCAGCCTGGCCGAGCCGGGCGAGGTGGTGGTGGTCGCCGGCGCCGGCCTGGAGGAGGTGGCGCTGGCCGGCGAATGGGTGGTCCGCGGCTGCAAGTCGCGCGGCCTGGGCGGTCTGGTGATCGACGGCTCCGTCCGCGACCTCCAGGAAATCCGGACCATCGGCTTCCCGGTCTTCGCCAAGGGCTCGGTGCCGCGCGGCCCGCACAAGGCCTTCGGCGGCAAGATGGACGTTCCGGCCGGCGTCGGCGGCATGGTGGTCAACCCGGGCGACCTGATCATCGGCGACGACGACGGCGTGACCGTGGTGCCGCTGGCCGTGATGGACGAGGTGCTGCGCCGCTGCCTGGAGCTGATGGCCAAGGAGAAGGTGTGGTCGCAGCAGCTCGACGCCGGCAAGTCGCTGATGGAGGTGCTGGGGGTGCCGGAGCCGGAAATCGTCGAGACGCCCAGCCTGCGCTGA
- a CDS encoding methyl-accepting chemotaxis protein codes for MTFLNHLHIPTKMGIPAATAILGMLAIALLGGSAITEQSRLLDTLFNRSFTREADVQALTDTLTVAHAGLYRTVILSTANASPKAVEDEAKALTEQLSKLKVQADKMKGQSAATEEEGQILQRFGSDTAAYQAKVTSFLDLLKMGVDPLDFLQEVQAAYGRLNGTSRDYLTYQRQQSADAYANVNASVDATTQAFIASAIVALLITVGVALFIGFNIARPVVRLTTVMERLAQGRLEDEVPAAERGDEIGQMARTVRVFKENALRVQEMAREQEAMRTRATEEQRRAMNSLAADLEASVKAMMGEVVRSANSMRGEANVMLENARQTSHHSDSVAHAVQEATSEVESVAAGAEQLRASIDEITRSITQSTQLARGAVDEAGRTDSIVQGLSEASRKIEEVVGLINNIAGQTNLLALNATIEAARAGEAGKGFAVVAQEVKSLANQTAKATDEIGAEIAAVQAATTAAVNAIRAIVNTIRQVDESLSTVAAAVEEQDAATRDISERSQRAATDTVAVLQEMRLVQQAAETTGHSAGAVQTTTEELSRSFNRLDNEIEAFITRITAA; via the coding sequence ATGACTTTCCTCAATCACCTCCACATTCCCACCAAAATGGGAATCCCGGCGGCGACAGCGATCCTGGGCATGCTTGCCATCGCGTTGCTCGGCGGCTCCGCCATCACGGAACAGTCACGCCTGCTGGACACGCTGTTCAACCGCTCCTTCACGCGGGAAGCGGATGTCCAGGCGTTGACCGACACGCTGACCGTCGCCCACGCCGGCCTCTACCGGACGGTGATCCTCAGCACCGCCAACGCCTCCCCCAAGGCGGTCGAGGATGAGGCGAAGGCCCTGACCGAACAGCTCTCCAAGCTGAAGGTCCAGGCGGACAAGATGAAGGGCCAGTCGGCCGCGACCGAGGAGGAGGGGCAGATCCTCCAGCGCTTCGGTTCCGACACCGCCGCCTACCAGGCGAAGGTGACCAGCTTCCTCGACCTGCTGAAGATGGGCGTCGATCCGCTCGACTTCCTGCAGGAGGTCCAGGCGGCCTACGGGCGCCTGAACGGCACCTCGCGCGATTACCTGACCTACCAGCGTCAGCAATCGGCCGACGCCTACGCCAACGTGAACGCGTCGGTCGACGCGACCACCCAGGCCTTCATCGCCTCGGCGATCGTCGCCCTGCTGATCACGGTGGGCGTGGCGCTGTTCATCGGCTTCAACATCGCCCGCCCGGTGGTCCGCCTGACCACGGTGATGGAACGGCTCGCCCAGGGCCGGCTGGAGGACGAGGTGCCCGCCGCCGAGCGCGGCGACGAGATCGGCCAGATGGCCCGCACCGTCCGCGTCTTCAAGGAGAACGCGCTGCGCGTCCAGGAGATGGCCCGCGAGCAGGAGGCCATGCGCACCCGCGCCACCGAGGAGCAGCGCCGGGCCATGAACAGCCTCGCCGCCGACCTGGAGGCGTCCGTCAAGGCGATGATGGGCGAGGTGGTGCGCTCCGCCAACTCCATGCGCGGCGAAGCCAACGTCATGCTGGAGAACGCCCGTCAGACCAGCCACCACAGCGACTCGGTCGCCCACGCCGTGCAGGAGGCGACCAGCGAGGTGGAGAGCGTCGCCGCCGGGGCCGAGCAGCTCCGCGCCTCCATCGACGAGATCACCCGCTCCATCACCCAGTCGACCCAGCTCGCCCGCGGCGCGGTGGACGAGGCCGGGCGGACCGACTCCATCGTCCAGGGCCTCAGCGAGGCCAGCCGGAAGATCGAGGAGGTGGTGGGCCTCATCAACAACATCGCCGGCCAGACCAACCTGCTGGCGCTGAACGCCACCATCGAGGCGGCCCGCGCGGGCGAGGCCGGCAAGGGCTTCGCCGTGGTGGCGCAGGAGGTCAAGAGCCTCGCCAACCAGACCGCCAAGGCGACCGACGAGATCGGCGCGGAGATCGCGGCGGTGCAGGCGGCGACCACCGCGGCGGTCAACGCCATCCGCGCCATCGTCAACACCATCCGGCAGGTGGACGAATCGCTCAGCACCGTCGCCGCGGCGGTGGAGGAGCAGGACGCCGCCACCCGCGACATCAGCGAGCGCTCGCAGCGCGCCGCCACCGACACGGTGGCCGTGCTCCAGGAGATGCGGCTGGTGCAGCAGGCGGCGGAAACCACCGGCCATTCCGCCGGCGCCGTCCAGACCACGACGGAGGAGCTGTCGCGCAGCTTCAACCGGCTGGACAACGAGATCGAAGCCTTTATCACCCGCATCACCGCGGCCTGA
- a CDS encoding prolyl-tRNA synthetase associated domain-containing protein translates to MDTRDTPEGRAEEPLPTSPEQLLEHLAALGIRTVTHRHPPLHTVEESKALRGALPGGHCKNLFLKDKKEQHWLVVALEDARVELNRFDKVIGSARLSFASADRLWRHLGVRPGSVTPFAVVNDRERRVRVVLQEQMLAHDPLNYHPLLNDRTTAIAAADLLRFLRAGGHEPLIVPFGEDPPDSQPTLA, encoded by the coding sequence ATGGACACCCGCGACACCCCCGAGGGCAGGGCCGAGGAGCCGCTGCCGACGAGCCCGGAGCAGCTCCTGGAGCATCTCGCGGCGCTCGGCATCCGCACCGTGACCCACCGCCATCCGCCGCTGCACACGGTGGAGGAGAGCAAGGCGCTGCGCGGCGCGCTGCCCGGCGGGCATTGCAAGAACCTGTTCCTGAAGGACAAGAAGGAGCAGCACTGGCTGGTCGTCGCGCTGGAGGACGCGCGGGTCGAGCTGAACCGCTTCGACAAGGTGATCGGGTCGGCGCGGCTGTCCTTCGCCTCCGCCGACCGGCTGTGGCGGCATCTCGGCGTGCGGCCCGGCTCGGTCACGCCTTTCGCCGTGGTCAACGACCGCGAGCGGCGGGTGAGGGTGGTGCTGCAGGAGCAGATGCTGGCCCACGACCCGCTGAACTACCATCCGCTGCTGAACGACCGCACCACGGCCATCGCCGCCGCGGACCTGCTGCGCTTCCTGCGGGCCGGCGGGCACGAGCCGCTGATCGTGCCCTTCGGCGAGGACCCGCCGGACTCTCAGCCGACGCTTGCTTAA
- a CDS encoding tripartite tricarboxylate transporter substrate binding protein, whose product MIIRSKFLALATGTLALAMSTTALSTARAAYPEKPITVVVAYDAGGSTDVTARLLAPFIEKHLGGARIEVVNKPGAGGEIGFAAIADAAPDGYSIGFCNTPNMVSIPIERQARFSADRLDPLVNVVDDPGVWSVPGDSAFKTLKDVVEHAKANPNTVTVGTTGVGSDDQLAMLLVQRQAGVQFTHVPFSGSAANYKAMLAKKIQISGQNLGEGLRGQASDQIRVLGVMSKERWKAAPDIPTFAEQGYPVLMASLRGVCAPKGLPADVRAKLVDAVTKAATDPEFIAKAEAKETFQPLRVLSPDAFAAELKQLDTELKSLWQSSPWLK is encoded by the coding sequence ATGATCATTCGCAGCAAGTTCCTGGCGCTGGCGACCGGGACCCTGGCGCTGGCCATGTCGACGACCGCTCTGTCGACGGCCCGGGCCGCCTATCCGGAGAAGCCGATCACCGTGGTCGTCGCCTACGACGCCGGCGGGTCGACCGACGTGACCGCGCGCCTGCTGGCTCCCTTCATCGAGAAGCATCTGGGCGGCGCCCGGATCGAAGTGGTGAACAAGCCTGGCGCCGGCGGCGAGATCGGCTTCGCGGCCATCGCCGACGCCGCGCCCGACGGCTATTCCATCGGCTTCTGCAACACGCCGAACATGGTGTCGATCCCGATCGAGCGTCAGGCCCGCTTCTCGGCGGACCGGCTGGACCCGCTGGTCAACGTCGTCGACGATCCCGGCGTGTGGAGCGTTCCCGGCGACAGCGCCTTCAAGACGCTGAAGGACGTCGTGGAGCACGCCAAGGCCAACCCGAACACCGTCACCGTCGGCACCACCGGCGTGGGCTCGGACGACCAGCTCGCCATGCTGCTGGTGCAGCGCCAGGCGGGCGTGCAGTTCACCCATGTGCCCTTCTCCGGCTCCGCCGCCAACTACAAGGCGATGCTCGCCAAGAAGATCCAGATCAGCGGCCAGAATCTCGGCGAAGGGCTGCGCGGCCAGGCCTCCGACCAGATCCGCGTGCTCGGCGTGATGAGCAAGGAGCGCTGGAAGGCCGCCCCGGACATCCCGACCTTCGCCGAGCAGGGCTACCCGGTGCTGATGGCCTCGCTGCGCGGCGTCTGCGCGCCGAAGGGCCTGCCCGCCGATGTCCGCGCCAAGCTGGTGGACGCCGTCACCAAGGCCGCGACCGATCCGGAGTTCATCGCGAAGGCCGAGGCCAAGGAAACCTTCCAGCCGCTGCGCGTCCTCAGCCCCGACGCCTTCGCGGCGGAGCTGAAGCAGCTCGACACCGAGCTGAAGTCTCTGTGGCAGTCGTCGCCCTGGCTGAAGTGA
- a CDS encoding AEC family transporter: MTLIFQIVLPMFVLVALGFYAGKSGNFSNTAAQGLSRFLGIYALPALLFAAMAKAKIPDPIEWGFVASFFVAAFIIFALGAAWMLSIRRRDEAAIGGFAPSFSSIGLLGAPILMDAYGSSVAIPVMLLILFQSPLLFTTATMIAEAQRTAGGRPVAAAVNAVKATLLSPMILSIVVGMGFNLSGVHVPDAVMKAADYAAATVLPCACFTLGTSLSFGRLSGKFGQALVLAVMKTVLHPLLTWVLAVEVFHLPPDWLAPAVTAAALPIGVNVYAFAERYQTGRELVSMSLLLSTLMSPISISVAFMVAMG, translated from the coding sequence ATGACGCTGATCTTTCAAATCGTGCTGCCGATGTTCGTCCTGGTCGCGCTCGGCTTCTACGCCGGTAAATCGGGCAATTTCAGCAACACGGCGGCTCAGGGGCTGTCGCGCTTTCTCGGCATCTACGCCCTGCCGGCGCTGCTGTTCGCGGCGATGGCCAAGGCGAAGATCCCCGATCCCATCGAATGGGGCTTCGTGGCGTCCTTCTTCGTCGCGGCCTTCATCATCTTCGCGCTGGGCGCCGCCTGGATGCTGTCCATCCGGCGGCGGGACGAGGCGGCGATCGGTGGCTTCGCCCCCTCCTTCTCCTCCATCGGCCTGCTCGGCGCGCCGATCCTGATGGACGCCTACGGATCGTCGGTGGCCATCCCGGTGATGCTGCTGATCCTGTTCCAGTCGCCGCTGCTCTTCACCACGGCGACGATGATCGCCGAGGCGCAGCGGACGGCGGGCGGGCGGCCGGTCGCCGCCGCGGTCAACGCCGTCAAGGCAACCCTGCTCAGCCCGATGATCCTGTCGATCGTCGTCGGCATGGGCTTCAACCTGAGCGGCGTCCATGTGCCGGACGCGGTCATGAAGGCGGCGGACTACGCCGCGGCCACCGTCCTGCCCTGCGCCTGCTTCACGCTGGGCACCTCCCTGTCCTTCGGGAGGCTGTCCGGCAAGTTCGGCCAGGCGCTGGTCCTGGCGGTGATGAAGACGGTCCTGCACCCGCTGCTGACCTGGGTGCTGGCGGTGGAGGTGTTCCACCTGCCGCCGGACTGGCTGGCCCCGGCCGTGACCGCGGCGGCGCTGCCCATCGGCGTCAACGTCTACGCCTTCGCCGAGCGCTACCAGACGGGGCGGGAGCTGGTGTCCATGTCGCTCCTGCTGTCCACCCTGATGTCGCCGATCTCGATTTCCGTCGCCTTCATGGTGGCGATGGGCTGA